The following proteins are encoded in a genomic region of Candidatus Effluviviaceae Genus I sp.:
- a CDS encoding EamA family transporter encodes MFLLLVCLVTRTPLSGYSPTTYLLFLALAVLVQVAGWMSVSYVLGHLPAAVVSPTLLGQPIVTALLAVPLLGETFSARHLAGGAAVLAGILLVHRSHAKDAA; translated from the coding sequence GTGTTCCTGCTGCTCGTGTGCCTCGTCACCCGCACGCCGCTCTCCGGCTACTCCCCGACGACCTACCTGCTGTTCCTCGCGCTCGCCGTGCTCGTCCAGGTCGCCGGCTGGATGAGCGTGAGCTACGTCCTCGGGCACCTGCCCGCGGCCGTCGTCTCGCCCACGCTCCTCGGGCAGCCGATCGTCACCGCGCTCCTCGCCGTCCCGCTTCTCGGAGAGACGTTCTCCGCGCGCCACCTCGCGGGAGGCGCGGCCGTCCTCGCCGGGATCCTCCTCGTCCACCGCAGCCACGCCAAAGACGCCGCTTGA